Within the Magnetospirillum sp. ME-1 genome, the region AGATCGACCAGCGCAGCGCCCTGCGGATGGTCGGCGGGGATGTCTCCCGCTGGACCGAAGCCATGGAATGCGTGGCGGCCTGATCCCGAAGGTTCCGAAGCAGGAGGCGCATCATGATCCCATCCATCCTCGCGAACATCCTCGGCGCGCCGAAGCCACCGGCCCGCTCCCCGTTCGCCGTCGCCAAGAACCAGCTCGACATCCGCATCGACGCGGGATGGACGGGCAGGAAGTCGGCGGACGAGATCCGCGCCTGGGCGGAAGGCCATGCGAAGAAGTCGGCCGAAAGGGCCGGGCTCGACGAGGCGTCCAGGGCCGACCTCGTCGGCTACGCCGTGGTCCGCGCCATGGCGGATCTCGCCTGGGCCGTCTGACGGCTCAGGTCTCGGCGAGGAGGGCGTCCACCGCCTTCCTCCCGATGGCGGACAGCCGCCAGCGGCCGGGCGCGCCGCCGGGACGGATGACGCCGAGCTTGTAGCACTCGAACACCAGCCAGTCCGGGGCCTCGTCCAGCTCATCCGTTCCGGGCTCGGCGCCGATCAGCCAGAGCCGCTGATCCTTCGACAGGTCCATGCATCCCTCCTGGCGCCATGGTCTCCGATCCCGCGCGAGGATTCAAGCGGGCGGACCTCCGGCCCCAAGTTCACGAAGTCGCAACACCGGAGGAATCCATGCACGACGAGCACCCAACCATCCCCGCCACGCCGATCGCGGCCCTGCTCCCTCTCCTGGACGCCCTCGCCGATGGGCCGGACAGCCACGACCATGTGATCGCCGCCATCGGGGAAGCCCAGATCATGATCGGCGAACGGAACGCCATCACCGAAGAGGAAGCCATCGACATCTCCATCCGCCTCGGCTGCGACGCGAGGACGCGCCAGCCCATGCTCGAGGCCGAGGACATCCAGCGACTGGCCTTCCACGCCAACGCGAAGCCTGCCAACCAGCTCCGCATCATCGACGACCCGATCGGCCGCGGCCTGGCCTCGGACGACCAGCTCGCCGAGGAAGCCCTCGCCCAGATCCGGGCGGTCCTCGCCGCCTGATCGGAGCGGCATGGAACAGTCAGGGCGCTCGGGAAGCCATCCCGGGCGCCTTCGCACGTCGTGGAGGACGACGGATGGCGAATGGAGCTTCCCAAACGCCACCTGGGGATGCAGGATTGCGCCGCCGCAACCCCTACGAAGGTCCGTCATGGCGCGTCGTCCTTGGTATCGCCCCGCCCCCACCTACATCGCCCCCGAGGAACCATCGGAGAAGGAGCCGGAGGGATACGCCATCGTGGTGCCGGCCGCGCCTCCATCGGCCCCTCCCCTGGGCGCCCCGGCCAAGCGCGGCCGCAAGCCGAAGGCGGCTTCTCCTTCCGACGAGGCGAAGGTCCCGGCCAAGCGCGGACGCAAGCCGAAGGAGTCCATGCAGGAAGCGGCGGATACGCCGCCCGTCCTTCCCGTCGAGGAAGCCGGGGCGACGACGAAGCCTGTACGGAACCGCCGCAGCCGCATCGTCCAATACGACGGGCCGGACCCGATCGACATCCATATGGGCAACCGCATGAAGGAGCGCCGCGTCATGCTCGGCATCAGCCAGGCGACGATGGGCGGGCATCTGCGCATCACCTTCCAGCAGGTCCAGAAGCAGGAGAAGGGGCGCAACCGCATCTCGGCCTCCACCCTGTGGCGCATCGCCAAGGCCCTCGAGGTCCCCGTGAGCTACTTCTTCGACCAGATGGACGAAGGGACCTCCGCCGATGCCCCTTCCCGCCCCTCAAGCACGCTGGGCGCGGAACCCGACATCCGCGATCTCCGGTCCATCGGAATGCTGCTGCGCCTCCCCCAGGAAGTGAAGGGACCGATCGTCGCCCTCATCCGCGCGGCGGCCGAGGCCGCTGGCATCGACGAGGACGGGAGCGAGCAGGCGGCGGAATAGGAAGGGGGGCGCACCCCTTCCCCCAAAGGAACAAAACAGGAACCATTCCCCCGTCCGCGCTCTGTCCGAGGAGCGCGGAACCGAGGGAATGAGAATGCAGACACGCGCCATGTCGGCCATGGAGGCGGGAGCCAACACCGGGATCGGCTTCTGCCTGTCCTGGGCGCTTGCCGCCTTCGTCTATCCATTGTTCGGCGTGGAGGCCTCGCCCTCCCAGACGCTGGCCATCACCATCGCCTTCACCGCCCTGTCCGTCGTGCGCTCCTATGCGCTGCGGCGGGCCTTCGAGCTGCTGCGCCGCCGGTCATCCCGGCAGGAAGCGGCCGCGCCGGGCTGAACCCCATCCCAGGAGACCGGCATGCTGGAATGGCTCGCCGCAGAATTCGAACGCGCCCGGGAGCGGGTCCGTCCAAGCCATGACGAATGGATGGAGAGGAAGGGCATCGGCCCCGCCGCGCTGGCCATCGCCGGCGGCTACGGCGTCGCCCGCGCCATCCTCTCGCCGGACGGCTCATGGGAACCCGCCGAGGAAGGCGGGGATCCCGTCATCGTGCTTCCCGCATGGACGCCGGACGGAGAAGGCCCGAGGGTCCTCTACGATCTCGTCGCCTTCCAGCCCGCTGGACCCGATTACCCTTGCTGGCGCCGCCGCCTCGACGCCATCTGGCTCGGGGAGGACGAGCTGGCCCTGGCCGCCTACTGGCACTTCCCAATCACCCTGCGCTCCAGCGCCATGTCCTGGCTCCGCGCCGGGGCCAGCGGCTCCGTCATCCTCGACTGGGACCGCGCCATCGGCCGCCTGTTCGAATCCCCCGAGGTCGTCGGCGAGACGGAAGGCCTCGCCCTGCGGCTCCGCCAGGAGCTGACCCGCTCCCTGCTCGAGCGCATGCCGAGGATCGCGCTGCTCCCCGCGCCGCCCCGTCCCGCCATCGAGGACGAGGATGCCGCTCTAGTGTTCGCAGCATGAGCCCCGCGCTCGACCTGTTCGGAATGCCGGAGCCGGAGAAGAGGAAGGGAAAGGCGAAGCCGTCCCTCCCCTCCCCCATGCCGCGTCCATCCGAACCCTCCGCTCAGGCGAACGCCGGCCTCGACGAGCCTCCGGGCTGGAAGGGCGTCATCCCACGACGGCCCTCCTCCCCTCCCCTGCCGGTGCTGCTGGCCGCCGAGGACGGCGCATGGTCCGTGCAGGGCCCCGAAGGGGATTCCTTGCGGGTGCTCGTCGCCGATCCCTCCTCCATCCCCCATGGGCCGGCCGCATCGGCCGTGCGTGCCTGGCACGAGGACGGCATGGACTACCGCTTCCCCGAGCGGCTGGACGCCGAGCGCGTGCTGTGGAGGGTGATGCTCCCGCGGCTGGTCTTCATCTCCATCGCTCCGGGAGCAGGGCAGGGGACCGCCTGGCTGTCCTGGACGGGCAGCGCCGTCGTTCCGTCCGATGAAGCGGCCGCACTCGCCTGGGACCCCGTGGAAGGCGGCTGGCTGCTCCCGCCTCTGGAAGGGGGCGAGCAGCAGATCCGCTGGGCCGAGGCCCTGCGCAGGAACTACCTGCGGCGCTTCCCCGGTCATAAGCCGCCCATGAGCACGAGCGCCGGATGGTGGATACGCCACCGGCTCCGTCTCGGGGCCGACTGATTCAAAGACAAGCAACCGGCGTTTCCCGGCAGGAAGCGCATCGCCCTCCGGGCGGAAGGAGAGGACATGGCCGACACGAGAAGCCTGCTCGAAGCCGGATGGTCCGCCATCCAGGATCGCTTCCTCGCCACCCTGCGCACCGTCGCGGAAGGAGGAAGCCCCGGCGCATGGAGCAATGGGCTCCTGGCCATCACCGGCACCGACTGGATGAACGCCTCCACGGGCCGCCGCTACAGGGGGCCGTTCAATCGCGGAATGCTCCACTGCGCGATCGGCTCGACCCTCGACCGGCGGGTGGCCACCGCCTGCCAGCTCGGCCGCATGGGATTCCCCGACCCAGCCGCGCACGGCATCAAGGCCCATGCCATGATCCTCACGCCCATCAAGCTCTCTCCCAAGGACGAGGAGGAGCAGGGGGAGGACGAACGCGAGCGCGTGGTGTTCCGCCCCGCCGGGGTGTTCTCCATCGGCCTCCTGCGCGCCTGGGAAGCCGAGGACGGGACGAAGCCATGGGAGGCCCTGCCCTCCATCATCGAGCTGCCCCCGGCCGAATGGACCGCCCAGCACGAGGCGGGCGTCCTCTCCATCATCCCCGACCTCGCCCGGGGCGTCGGCGCGACGCTGGAAGTCGCCCTGGTGAAGTCCCCGCACGTCACCCTGCGGGATGGCCATCCCCTCATCCGCCTGCCGGATCCGGCGCAGCAGATCGGCGACGAGGCCGAGATGCTGGCGAACCGCCTCAGCAGCGCCATCCATGAATGCGCCCACGCCACCGGCTTCGGCTCCTGCCCCGCAACGGAAGGGACCAAGCGCGTCATGACCGGCGGCCACGGCTCCATCGACTACGCACGGGAGGAGCTGGTCGCCGAGATCACCGCCGCCCGGATGATGCAGATCCTCGGGCTGGAGGAATCCCCCGGCTTCCTGGCGAAGAAGTGCGCCTATGTCGGCGGCTGGGCCAAGCCGCTCCTCGCGGGCGGGCAGGAGGCGGGCAAGCTGCTCCGCTCGGTGCTCGAAGACAGCGAGAAGGTCGTATCCGTCCTCGTGGCCGCCCTGGAAGGGAACGCCTTCTTCTCCGCACGCCTCGCTCTGCTGGCCTCCAACGAGCAGGAGAACCGCATCCCCGACGCCGCCGAGCCGATGGCCAGCGAGATTCCCGACTGGCGGGACGCCGACGGCCTGGATGCGCTCACCCCGGCGCAGATGGATCGGGCCGCCGCCTCCTACGCCGCCAAGAAGGGGAAGGGGGCCGCCATCGCTTCCGGCAGCCTCGCCGACTTCATCCTCCGCTCCCAGCGCAAGCGCGCGAGGAAGGGCGGACGGGAGATGGAAGCCGCCGCATAGGGGAGGGCAGGGGACCGCCCCGCCTTCCCGCCCAGCCGGACATCCCGGCACGACACCCTTGCAGGAGAACCCCCATGGGCCTCGCCCTCGCCATGATGCGCGACGGAGAATGCATCGACCGGATGGAAGCCGGCGGCTACACCTACGTCCACAAGTTCCGCGCCATGCTCGTCCTGATGTTCGTCGCCCAGGCATGGCAGGTCCCCGAAGCGGACCACGACGGCATCCAATCCCTGCTGGAGTGGGTGAAGGGCCTCCAGCCGGATCCCGACGCGGTGGAATTGACCGAGGACGATCTGGCCAAGGCCCTGTGGTCCGCCGATCTCGGCATCCACTACGACGCCATTCCCGAAGACCTCGCCGCAGGCTGCGGCTTCGCGTTCGGCTCCCCTGCATGGAACGCCGCCCATGGGCTGCGCAAGCTCGTGGATCATTCGGACTGCGACGGCTCGCTCACCATCGGCGAGGCCATCGACGTCGCCGCCCTGTTCGACTTCCTCCGGGAGCCGGTCATCGAACCCCGCCCGGCCGATGCCGACCTCATCCGCAGGATGGGCGACTTCATGCGGCGCGCCGCCGACGGGAGATGGCCCATCGCCTTCGTCTGATGGGGAAGGGGAGGCATGATAGCCATGGCGGACCGGCCCCCAATGGGAGAGCCGGCCCGCCTCGGGCCATGGAATGCCAGGACGGGAGAACGACATGGCACGACTGCAGATCCTCTGGCGCCCGATCGCCGACCATCTCGGCGTTCCCATCGAGAGGATGGAAGGCGCCGAATGGGAAAGGCGGAGGCATCGCGAGGCCGTCGCCAGGCACCGGGCCCTGTTCCCCGGCGTCCATGAGGATGCCGCCCAGGATTTCGAGGACTGGCACGAGAGCGTCGCCCGTCTCCATGCCGCCGTGGCGACCGGCCTTCCCGTGTTCCTCCTCGACAGGACAGGGGGAAGCGATCCGTGCGCCATCACCGGGGCGGTCAATGCCGCCGTGGAGGACTTCGACCCGGAAGCGCCTTGCCTGCACCTCGGCACCTTCATCCGGGGAGAGACCCTGCTTCCCATCGCGTGCGACGACGAGATGCGCCGGGGATTCCCGGAAGGGCAGGGGACCCGCGCGCGGCCGGGGCAGGTGGTCTGGCCCGTGGATGCCGATGCCCGCCTTCCCGATGGCTACGCCGAACTGCGGTCGTTCCGGGACAGGGCAGGGCGCCGCGTCGCCTTCTGCGGCATCCCCGATCGGGAAGCGCCGGAATGCGTCGTGAGGAACGACATCGCCGCCATCGCCTCCGAGTGGGCGAGGGAAGGGGACGTGGATGCCCTCATCAAGCTGGTGCGCCCCGCCAAGGACTACGCCCCTATGCCGGTCCGCATCCCGCAGGGGGCGAGCCGCGAGGAAGCCGACCACGCCATCCTGCTGGCGATGGAGTGGGCCTACGAGCGGGCCGCTGGACTTCCCGACGCGCTGCTCCTGCAGGACCGCATCCCCATGAGGGACGAATACCGGGTGATCGTGGTCGATGGGCGCGCCGTCGCAGGGGCGGGATGCATCGAACGCTTCGCGCCGCCAAGCCGCATCGGCTCCGGACCCTTCGACCCTCAGGTGGAGGGAATACGGGGAAGCGGATGCATCCGAGGCGATCCCGCCCTAGTGGCGCGCTACGCCGCCTTCGCCGAGGAAGCCGCGGAGGACATCGCCAGGGAAGCGCCCCTCTGGGGCGGCTATACGCTGGACCTCGCCCAGGACGAAGAGGGGAGGGTGCTTGTCGTGGAGATGAACCCCCTCATGAACTTCGGCCTCTACGCCATGGATGCCGAGGCCGTGGTCCATGCGCTCATGGAAGCCGCCGAGCGGCGCGCCGGAATCCGATAGGCCCTGCGACTCCCTGATCGAATGTTCCCAGCTTCTCCCGCGACGGGGGGCGGAACGGCCGCTCTCCATGCACGGAGGGACACCATGCTCCATCTCGCCTACGCCTCGCTCGGCGATCACAGGGGACGCAAGCGTCTGTGGCTCGAAGGCCGCAAGCTGGAGGATGCCGGCTTCGCCCCGGCCATCCGCTACGACGCCTGCATCGACGAGGAAGCGAAGACCATCCGCCTGGTGAGGAAGGACGACGGCTCCCGCATCGTGTCCCGGAAGAGCAAGGGAGGGAAGGACATTCCCCTCATCGACCTCGCCAACGCCGTCCTCGATCGCGCCATGCGCAACATCGGCCGAGTGCGCGTCTCCTACGATGCCGGCACCATCGAGATCTCCGTCCATCCCTTCGATCGGATGGGCGCGGAACGCGCGGCGAAGCTCGAC harbors:
- a CDS encoding ATP-grasp domain-containing protein — translated: MARLQILWRPIADHLGVPIERMEGAEWERRRHREAVARHRALFPGVHEDAAQDFEDWHESVARLHAAVATGLPVFLLDRTGGSDPCAITGAVNAAVEDFDPEAPCLHLGTFIRGETLLPIACDDEMRRGFPEGQGTRARPGQVVWPVDADARLPDGYAELRSFRDRAGRRVAFCGIPDREAPECVVRNDIAAIASEWAREGDVDALIKLVRPAKDYAPMPVRIPQGASREEADHAILLAMEWAYERAAGLPDALLLQDRIPMRDEYRVIVVDGRAVAGAGCIERFAPPSRIGSGPFDPQVEGIRGSGCIRGDPALVARYAAFAEEAAEDIAREAPLWGGYTLDLAQDEEGRVLVVEMNPLMNFGLYAMDAEAVVHALMEAAERRAGIR
- a CDS encoding helix-turn-helix domain-containing protein — protein: MARRPWYRPAPTYIAPEEPSEKEPEGYAIVVPAAPPSAPPLGAPAKRGRKPKAASPSDEAKVPAKRGRKPKESMQEAADTPPVLPVEEAGATTKPVRNRRSRIVQYDGPDPIDIHMGNRMKERRVMLGISQATMGGHLRITFQQVQKQEKGRNRISASTLWRIAKALEVPVSYFFDQMDEGTSADAPSRPSSTLGAEPDIRDLRSIGMLLRLPQEVKGPIVALIRAAAEAAGIDEDGSEQAAE
- a CDS encoding DUF7220 family protein, producing the protein MQTRAMSAMEAGANTGIGFCLSWALAAFVYPLFGVEASPSQTLAITIAFTALSVVRSYALRRAFELLRRRSSRQEAAAPG
- a CDS encoding zincin-like metallopeptidase domain-containing protein, with translation MADTRSLLEAGWSAIQDRFLATLRTVAEGGSPGAWSNGLLAITGTDWMNASTGRRYRGPFNRGMLHCAIGSTLDRRVATACQLGRMGFPDPAAHGIKAHAMILTPIKLSPKDEEEQGEDERERVVFRPAGVFSIGLLRAWEAEDGTKPWEALPSIIELPPAEWTAQHEAGVLSIIPDLARGVGATLEVALVKSPHVTLRDGHPLIRLPDPAQQIGDEAEMLANRLSSAIHECAHATGFGSCPATEGTKRVMTGGHGSIDYAREELVAEITAARMMQILGLEESPGFLAKKCAYVGGWAKPLLAGGQEAGKLLRSVLEDSEKVVSVLVAALEGNAFFSARLALLASNEQENRIPDAAEPMASEIPDWRDADGLDALTPAQMDRAAASYAAKKGKGAAIASGSLADFILRSQRKRARKGGREMEAAA